CGCGGCGACGGGCGCCAGCGACGCCATCGCGCTGCCCAATCCCGAACTCGAGCTGGCCCGCGGTCGCGCCGAAACACTCGCGCCCGAGGAGCCGGCCGACGCCGATACCTGGGAGCTGGCCCTCAGCCTGTCGCTGCGGCCCTGGGGACCCTGGCGCCACGAGCGCGCCGCGGCGCGCGCGGAGCGGGACGCCGCCGCGGCCGAGCTGGACGCCGCACGCCGCGCGCTCACGCGCGACCTCGCCGCGCGCTTCTGGCAGGTCGCCCACGACCAGCGCCAGGAGCGTTTGCTCGTCGAGACCGAAGCGCAGCTTGCGCGCCTCGTCGAGATCGCCGCCTTGCGCGTCCAGCTCGGCGAGGCGCGTCCCCTCGAGCCTTTGCGCCTGGAGATGGAACTCGAGACCCTGCGCGCCGAGATCCGCGCCGCCGCGGGCGCGGCCCGCCTCGCCCGCGAGGCGCTGGGCCGGCGTCTCGGCCTCGAGCCCGCGGCCGATTTCAGCGTGGACGCCGACTGGGACACGCTGCCGCCCCTGCCGCCGCCGGCCGCGGCGGACGCCCCCGCGCATCCCGCGCTGCTCGCCGCGACGGCGCGCGGCAAGGGTGCCGATGCCGCCTTCGCTGCGGCGCGCGCGGAGCGCTGGCCGGGCCTGCGCCTGGGCGCCTACCGCGCCCGCGAGCTGGACAGCGAAAGCGAGGGTCTCAGCCTTGCTCTCGAGCTGCCGCTCTTCGATCGGCGCGGCGGAGCCGTCACCCGCGCGCGCGCCGAGGCGACGCTCGCCGAGCAGGAGCGAGCGCTCGTCGCCCGCGAACTCGCCGACGCGCTCGCCGCCGCCGACGCGGAAGCCCGGCTCGCCCGCGAGCGCGCCCAGGGCCTGCGCCAGGCCGTGCTGCCCCGCGCCGCGCAGGTGCTCGCCGCCGCCGAGGCCGAGTACCGCGTGGGCGAGACCGACCTCGTCACCCTGCTGGACGCCCGCCGCGCCCACGCCGACACCGAGAGCGACTTGCTCGCCGCCGAACTCGCCTATCGCCTGGCCCTCGCCGAGCTCGAGGCCCTCATCCCGGGAGACGACCATGACTAGCACCGCGATCCTGCGCCTGGCCGCGCTGGCTCTCTTCATCGCCCTCGCCGGCTGCCAGAATGCGCCGCCCGAGGGCGCCGCCGTCGCCCAGACCGACAGCCGCGAACCCGCCGACGCGCACGATCGCGGCGAGGTCGACACCCACGATCATGGCGAGGGCGAGGGCTCGGACCTCGACCGCCCGGTAGCGGAGCTCTTCGCCGCGCGCTGCGAGCACGACCTGCTCACCCACGCGTGCACCGAGTGCCGCTACGAGGTGGGCGTGGCGCGCGTGCCCGCCGAGCTGATCGCCGACGGTCTCATCACCACGGCGCAGGCGGCCGAGCGGGCCCTGCCCGAGGTGATCGAGCTGCCCGGCGAGATTCGCTTCGACGAGCACCGCATCGCGCACCTGATGCCGCAGGTCACCGGCGTCATCGAGGCCGTGCAGGTGGAGCTCGGCAGCCGCGTCGCTGCCGGCGCAGCGCTCCTGGAGATCGCCAGCGCGGAGCTGGCCGCCGCCGAGGCCGACTACCTGGCCGCGATCACCGAGGAGTCGCTGGCCACGCGCGCCCAGGCGCGACTCACGGCCCTGCGCGCGGCGAAGATCGCCAGCGAGCGCGAGACGCTCGAGACCGAGCAGCGCCTGGCTGCGGCGCGCATCACGAGCGCAACGGGTCGCCAGCGCCTGGTCGCGCTCGGGCTCGGCGAGATCGAGCTCGGCGCCCTCGTCGCCGGCGGCGCGCTGCGCGCGGACGGCCGACTCGTCCTGCGCGCGCCCTTCGCGGGCGAGATCCTCGCCCTGCACGCCGTGCGCGGCGAGCAGGTCGCGCCCGGCGGCGAGCTCGCGCTGCTCGGCGACACGGCGCAGCTCTGGGTCTGGGTGGACGTCTACGAGGCCCAGCTCTCGCGGCTCGAGGCCCTGCGCCGGGCCGGCCCCGTGCCCGTGAGAGTCAGCGTGCCTGCCTACCCAATGCACGAGTTCGTCGGCCGGCTCGATCTGATCGGCAGCACGATGGACGAGACAACCCGCACCGTGAAGTCGCGCATCCGCATCGGCAACTCGGAGGGCCGCCTGCGCCCCGGCATGTTTGCGACGGTGCGCATCGCCCTGCCCGGCGCGGGCCGCGCGCTCGCCGTGCCCGCCGACGCGCTGCTGGCGGACGCGGGCCGCGACTTCGTCTTCGTCCACCACGCGGACGACTACTTCGTGCGCCGTCCGGTGCAGGCGGGCCGGCGCTGGGACGGCCAGGTCGAGATCCTCGCGGGGCTCGCGCCCGGCCAGACCGTGGCCGCCGCCGGCGCCTTCCTCCTCAAGTCCGACGTCCTGCGCTCCAAGATGGGCGCGGGCTGCGCGGATTAGGGGGCGCTACATGGCAATCACGAAGTGGCTCCTCGCCAATCGCTTCCTGGTGCTGATCGCGACGGGCGTTCTCGTCGTCGCCGGCCTGCTGGCCTGGCGGCACCTGCCGATCGACGCCTTCCCGGACGTGACCAGCACGCAGGTGATGATCCTCAGCCAGGCGCCGGGCCTCGCGGCCGTCGATGTCGAGGAGCGCGTCAGCTACCCGATCGAGCAGGTGATGCGCGGCCTGCCGCGGGTGACCGAGGTGCGCTCGCTGTCCAAGGCGGGCCTCTCGCAGGTCGTCATCATCTTCGAGGACGGCGTCGACACCTACTGGACGCGGCAGCTCGTCTTCGAGCGCCTCGCGATGGCGCGCGAGCAGCTCCCGCCCGGCGTGGAGCCGGAGCTGGGACCGATCAGCACCGGCCTCGGCGAGATCTTCCAGTACACGCTCGAGGGCGAGGGGCTGGACCCGATGGAGCTGCGCACGCTGCAGGATTGGCTGGTCGCGCCGCTGCTGAAGCCCATCCCCGGCGTGAACGAGGTGAACAGCTTCGGCGGACAGGTGAAGCAGTACCAGGTGCTCGTCTCGCCGGAGAAGCTGCTCAAGTACGGGCTGACCGTGAACGAGGTGGCCGAGGCCGTGGCGGCCAACAACGCCAACGCGGGCGGTGGCGTGATCGTGCAGGGCTGGGAGCAGGTCTACCTGCGCGGCGTGGGGCTGCTCGGGGACATCCCCGACATCGAGCGCATCGTGCTCAAGGCCGAGGGCGGCTCGCCCGTGCACCTCGCCGACGTGGCCGAGGTGGTCATCGGCGCCGAGCCGCGGCAGGGCGCAGTCACCCGCGACGGTAAGGGCGAGGTCGTGGCCGGCATGATCATCATGCTCAAGGGCGAGAACGCGCAGGAGGTGGTGGAACGCGTGCAGGCGGCGGCGGCGCGGATCGGCGATGCGCTGCCCGATGGCGTGCGCCTGAGCGTCTTCTACGACCGCAGCTCGCTGATCGAGGCCTGCATCGAGACGGTCATGGACGCCCTCCTCGAGGGTGGGCTGCTCGTGATCCTCGTGCTGTTCCTCTTCCTCGCCGAGCTACGCACGGCGCTGATCGTGGTCTTCACGCTACCCCTCACCTTTCTCGTCGCGTTCATCGTCATGGGCCGCGTGGGTCTCTCCTCGAACCTGATGAGCCTGGGCGGCCTCGCCTTCTCGGTGGGCATGGTGGTGGACGCCTCGATCGTCGTCGTGGAGAACGTGCGGCGGCACCTCGCCCACCGCCGCCGGCCGGAGCACCGGCGGCAGATCATCGCCGAGGCCATCGCCGAGGTGGCGCGCCCGGTGTCCTTCTCGGTACTGATCATCGCGCTGATCCTGGTGCCGCTATTCACGCTGCAGGGGATCGAGGGCAAGCTATTCGCGCCGCTGGCCCTGACCATGCTGATCGCGCTGCTCGTCTCGCTGGCGGTGGCGCTCACCGTTGTGCCCGTGCTGGCCGACGTACTCCTCAAGCAAGCGCCCGAGCGGGAGTTCGGCTTCATCCGGCGCTTCCACGGCGGCTACCTCGCGCTGCTCGGGCGCGCGCTGCGGCGTCCCCGCGTCACGCTGGGGATCTCCCTCGCGGTGCTCCTCGGCTCGGCCGCGCTCACGCCGCTCGTCGGCACGGAGTTCATGCCGCCACTCGACGAAGGTTCGCTGGCGATCAACGTCGTCCGGCTGCCGAACGCCTCGCTGGCGGGCTCGGTGCGCGTGGCCGAGCACCTGGAGCGGCGCCTGCTGCGCTTCCCCGAGGTGGAGACGGTGGTCAGCAAGACAGGCCGCGCGGAGATCTCCGAGGACCCGATGGGCCCGGAGCAGACCGACCTCTTCGTCATGCTGAAGCCGCGCAAGGCCTGGGGGACGGGGCGCAGCAAGGCCGAGCTGGTCGCCGCCATCCAGGCCGACCTGGCTGCGGTGCCCGGCCTGCGCTACTCCTTCTCGCAGCCCATCGCCCTGCGCGTGAACGAACTGATCTCGGGCGTGAAGAGCGATCTTGCCGTGAAGGTCTTCGGGCCCGACCTCGCCGTGCTCAAGGACTTCGCCGACCGCGCGGCCGCGCTGATGGGCGGGGTGAGGGGCGCGGCCGACGTCAAGGTCGAGCAGGTCTCGGGGATGAACCAGCTCGACGTCGTCATCGACCGCGCGGCGCTCGCCCGCTACGGCCTCAGCGTGGACGCGGTCAACGCCACGATCGAGACGGCCATCGCCGGCCAGGAGGCGAGCCGGATCATCGAAGGGCAGCGGCGCTTCGCGCTCGTCGTGCGCTTTCCCGAATCGGCGCGGAGCGACGCGGCGGCGGTCGGCGGCTTGCTCGTCGCCGCGCCGGGCGGCGAGCGCGTGCCCCTGCGCCAGCTCGCCCAGTTCCGGCTCACGGAGGCGCCGGCGCAGATCAGCCGCGAGGACGGCCTGCGCCGCGTGGTGGCGGAGGCCAACGTGCGCGGCCGCAATCTCGGCGGCTTCGTGGCGGAGGTGCAGGCGGCCCTGGCGCCGCTGGTCGCCACGCTGCCCAGCGGCAGCTTCGTCGAGTACGGCGGCCAGTTCGAGAACCAGCAGCGCGCCATGCGCCAGCTCGCGATCGTCGTGCCGATCGCGCTGCTCCTGATCCTCGTCCTGCTCTTCATGGCGCTCGGCTCGGTGACGAACTCGCTGCTCGTGCTGCTCAACCTGCCCTTCGCGCTGGTGGGCGGCGTGCTGGCCGTGCTCGCCTTCGGCATGGCCCTCTCGGTATCGGCGGCGGTGGCCTTCATCGTGCTGCTCGGCATCGCCGTGCAGAACAGCGTCGTGCTGGTCGCCTTCTTCCGCCAGCTGCGCGAGCAGGGTGAGTCGGCGCTGGACACCGTGCTCAAGGGCTGCGACTTGCGCTTTCGCCCGCTCTTCATGACCGCCCTCACCAGCTTCATCGGCCACCTGCCGATGCTTTTCGCCACCGGCTCTGGCGCGGACATCCAGAAGCCACTGGCGGTGGTGGTGATGGGCGGCCTGATCACCTCGACCCTGCTCACGCTGATCGTGCTGCCGGTTATCTACCACCTGCTCGCCAGCCGGTTCGCGCGGCGCGAGGCAGGCGCCGCGCCCTAGGAGGTTGCGATGAAGGAGATCAAGGCGCTGATCCGCCCCGCCGTCGTGTCGCGCGTGATCGATGCGCTCCACGAGAGCGTCGAGCTGCCCGGTATCACCGTGTCGGCCGTGACCAGCTTCGGGCGTCAGCCG
The bacterium DNA segment above includes these coding regions:
- a CDS encoding TolC family protein, coding for MPRDAARLARAFALFIVAPALAQAAEGPILRWEDLRAQIAAQPELLAARAALDAATGASDAIALPNPELELARGRAETLAPEEPADADTWELALSLSLRPWGPWRHERAAARAERDAAAAELDAARRALTRDLAARFWQVAHDQRQERLLVETEAQLARLVEIAALRVQLGEARPLEPLRLEMELETLRAEIRAAAGAARLAREALGRRLGLEPAADFSVDADWDTLPPLPPPAAADAPAHPALLAATARGKGADAAFAAARAERWPGLRLGAYRARELDSESEGLSLALELPLFDRRGGAVTRARAEATLAEQERALVARELADALAAADAEARLARERAQGLRQAVLPRAAQVLAAAEAEYRVGETDLVTLLDARRAHADTESDLLAAELAYRLALAELEALIPGDDHD
- a CDS encoding efflux RND transporter periplasmic adaptor subunit, translating into MTSTAILRLAALALFIALAGCQNAPPEGAAVAQTDSREPADAHDRGEVDTHDHGEGEGSDLDRPVAELFAARCEHDLLTHACTECRYEVGVARVPAELIADGLITTAQAAERALPEVIELPGEIRFDEHRIAHLMPQVTGVIEAVQVELGSRVAAGAALLEIASAELAAAEADYLAAITEESLATRAQARLTALRAAKIASERETLETEQRLAAARITSATGRQRLVALGLGEIELGALVAGGALRADGRLVLRAPFAGEILALHAVRGEQVAPGGELALLGDTAQLWVWVDVYEAQLSRLEALRRAGPVPVRVSVPAYPMHEFVGRLDLIGSTMDETTRTVKSRIRIGNSEGRLRPGMFATVRIALPGAGRALAVPADALLADAGRDFVFVHHADDYFVRRPVQAGRRWDGQVEILAGLAPGQTVAAAGAFLLKSDVLRSKMGAGCAD
- a CDS encoding efflux RND transporter permease subunit, whose translation is MAITKWLLANRFLVLIATGVLVVAGLLAWRHLPIDAFPDVTSTQVMILSQAPGLAAVDVEERVSYPIEQVMRGLPRVTEVRSLSKAGLSQVVIIFEDGVDTYWTRQLVFERLAMAREQLPPGVEPELGPISTGLGEIFQYTLEGEGLDPMELRTLQDWLVAPLLKPIPGVNEVNSFGGQVKQYQVLVSPEKLLKYGLTVNEVAEAVAANNANAGGGVIVQGWEQVYLRGVGLLGDIPDIERIVLKAEGGSPVHLADVAEVVIGAEPRQGAVTRDGKGEVVAGMIIMLKGENAQEVVERVQAAAARIGDALPDGVRLSVFYDRSSLIEACIETVMDALLEGGLLVILVLFLFLAELRTALIVVFTLPLTFLVAFIVMGRVGLSSNLMSLGGLAFSVGMVVDASIVVVENVRRHLAHRRRPEHRRQIIAEAIAEVARPVSFSVLIIALILVPLFTLQGIEGKLFAPLALTMLIALLVSLAVALTVVPVLADVLLKQAPEREFGFIRRFHGGYLALLGRALRRPRVTLGISLAVLLGSAALTPLVGTEFMPPLDEGSLAINVVRLPNASLAGSVRVAEHLERRLLRFPEVETVVSKTGRAEISEDPMGPEQTDLFVMLKPRKAWGTGRSKAELVAAIQADLAAVPGLRYSFSQPIALRVNELISGVKSDLAVKVFGPDLAVLKDFADRAAALMGGVRGAADVKVEQVSGMNQLDVVIDRAALARYGLSVDAVNATIETAIAGQEASRIIEGQRRFALVVRFPESARSDAAAVGGLLVAAPGGERVPLRQLAQFRLTEAPAQISREDGLRRVVAEANVRGRNLGGFVAEVQAALAPLVATLPSGSFVEYGGQFENQQRAMRQLAIVVPIALLLILVLLFMALGSVTNSLLVLLNLPFALVGGVLAVLAFGMALSVSAAVAFIVLLGIAVQNSVVLVAFFRQLREQGESALDTVLKGCDLRFRPLFMTALTSFIGHLPMLFATGSGADIQKPLAVVVMGGLITSTLLTLIVLPVIYHLLASRFARREAGAAP